The following are encoded in a window of Vespa crabro chromosome 2, iyVesCrab1.2, whole genome shotgun sequence genomic DNA:
- the LOC124421558 gene encoding protein 4.1 homolog isoform X5: MTTFRNSLSVLSTSRNMPEEQKSAAIPPEVTAENGTGTNSPTKSPVSKGKMALAKITLLDGTVKDFYIDRKAKGQDLLDMICQSMNLLEKDYFGLIYEDKDDSRNWLDLDKRIVKFVKNEPWKFSFEVKFYPPDPAQLQEDITRYQLCLQIRNDIIKERLPCSFVTHALLGSYLVQSEIGDYDPEEHGRTYLKDFKFAPNQTPELVEKVMDLHKTHKGQSPAEAELHYLENAKKLAMYGVDLHPAKDSEGVDIMLGVCSSGLLVYRDRLRINRFAWPKILKISYKRHNFFIKIRPGEFEQFESTIGFKLANHRAAKKLWKVCVEHHTFFRLMSPEPVKKVGLLPHLGSRFRYSGRTHYETKKTPIDRQPPQFERSLSGRRLTSRSMDALGGPKPVETYGSEPSKRHTMSYEPEMIPDMEHIDQRPSPIKKQKEKLTRKTSAGTTSASSTSSLEGEYDADRTKKKPVGGIAVLPPGGLSKKKKDKQNENEKENHNDLNNSNLINDNALLDNNDEKSPSKKDLKKKDKETPEKKDKEKKEKIKSPVGGFLFGKKEKEKDKEKEKDKEKDKEKEKDKEKKKEKEKDKEKEKKKEKEKEKEKEKQKQKEKEKEKQKEKEKEKQKEKEKQKEKEKEKEKSKQKKQKKKDLDDSIEKHDIESDVSTLGKETEEIREKIITDKSKDSAMNSDRPGYTKQYDYEETETSSTRKPFTPHGFSYEDRPASPGVRDQQSPTAASRKATGLAFNYAPGEEKKVVESVEKRKTKDIDKLQQAGIKTPGLNYVESAGLKEQQKATTYRLPNQKDSSQGETPNDDRSPHMTTTTVTTRITAMHEGLEKNPKASQAEASNYGKTPYTSASVIARAATLHEDFDKSSNTSQAQVPNDGKTSYTSAYVTAHTAALHEDREESPKASQAEVPKDGKTPYTSASSTARTAALHEDFEKSLKPTQEEASSEGKVPYIPITAGIVRTATMHEDLEKGQTESQTKMPDDSKTPYVTAVTARTATIFEDSEKSRKTNQTEVPDDSKIPYMTAVTARTVTMHEDHDKNQKASQAETPDDGRAPYMTATAVTTRTATMHEDLEKNQKTSQVEEKTVAYSTATSTTRQEQRVVTQEVRTTSHVLSGEQGDPANIVVTETHVYTGEPDSNVTTTTTVPLVATETRKVALESEDGNYSATGEIVSSQTISSKTRTVETITYKTERDGVVETRVEQKITIQSDGDPIDHDKALQEAIQEAAATNPDMTVEKIEIQQQMAQ; the protein is encoded by the exons AGCCGAAACATGCCGGAAGAACAAAAATCTGCTGCAATACCGCCAGAAGTCACAGCGGAAAATGGCACCGGAACTAATTCGCCGACCAAAAGTCCAGTTAGCAAAGGAAAAATGGCTTTGGCGAAAATCACTTTACTAGATGGCACCgtgaaagatttttatatcgat AGAAAGGCGAAGGGACAGGATCTCCTCGATATGATATGTCAAAGTATGAATTTACTCGAGAAAGATTATTTTGGCCTTATCTACGAGGACAAGGATGATTCAAGGAACTGGTTAGACCTAGATAAAAGAATTGTCAAATTTGTCAAAA ACGAACCGTGGAAATTCAGTTTCGAAGTTAAGTTCTATCCTCCGGATCCAGCTCAGTTACAAGAAGATATTACGCGCTACCAATTATGCTTACAAAttagaaacgatattattaaagagCGTTTACCGTGCTCTTTCGTGACCCATGCTCTTCTTGGATCTTATCTAGTTCAATCAGAAATAGGAGATTATGACCCGGAAGAACATGGAAGAACGTATTTGAAGGACTTTAAATTTGCTCCCAATCAGACACCAGAATTAGTGGAGAAAGTTATGGATCTTCACAAAACACATAA AGGTCAGTCTCCAGCCGAAGCAGAACTGCATTATTTAGAGAATGCAAAGAAATTAGCGATGTATGGAGTTGATTTACATCCGGCGAAAGATTCAGAAGGCGTTGATATAATGTTAGGTGTCTGTTCATCTGGTCTTCTCGTTTATCGTGATCGCTTAAGGATAAACAGGTTTGCATGgccaaaaattttaaaaatttcttacaaAAGGCATAACTTCTTCATAAAAATACGGCCTGGTGAATTCGAACAATTTGAATCCACAATTGGTTTCAAACTTGCGAATCATAGAGCAGCTAAAAAGTTGTGGAAGGTTTGCGTAGAGCATCATACTTTCTTCAG gcTCATGAGTCCAGAGCCTGTAAAGAAAGTTGGATTATTACCACATTTAGGATCTCGTTTCCGATACTCTGGGAGAACGCATTATGAAACGAAAAAGACTCCTATAGATCGACAACCTCCTCAATTTGAGAGATCTCTAAGTGGTCGTCGTCTTACATCACGTAGCATGGATG CCTTAGGTGGTCCTAAACCAGTTGAAACTTACGGCTCAGAACCAAGTAAACGTCATACTATGAGTTACGAGCCTGAAATGATTCCTGATATGGAACACATTGATCAACGGCCTAGTCCTattaaaaagcaaaaggagaag CTCACACGAAAAACAAGTGCTGGAACAACCTCTGCCAGCAGTACCAGTAGCCTGGAAGGAGAGTATGATGCAGATCGTACCAAAAag AAACCGGTCGGAGGAATTGCAGTCCTACCGCCCGGTGGTCTttctaagaagaagaaggataaacaaaatgaaaacgagAAGGAAAACCATAATGATCTGAACAattctaatttaattaatgataatgctCTTCTTGATAACAATGATGAGAAATCGCCCAGTAAAAaagacttaaaaaaaaaggacaaggaAACTccagaaaaaaaggacaaagaaaagaaggaaaaaattaag AGTCCTGTTGGTGGTTTCCTCTtcggcaaaaaagaaaaagagaaggataaagaaaaggagaaagataaagaaaaggataaggaaaaagagaaagacaaagagaagaaaaaggaaaaggagaaggataaagaaaaagaaaagaaaaaagagaaggaaaaggaaaaggagaaagaaaaacagaaacagaaagaaaaggaaaaggaaaaacaaaaagaaaaagagaaggaaaagcagaaagaaaaagagaaacaaaaagaaaaggaaaaagaaaaagaaaaaagtaaacaaaaaaagcaaaaaaagaaagatttggaTGACTCGATAGAAAAACATGATATAGAATCAGATGTTTCAACGTTGGgaaaagaaacggaagaaatacgcgaaaaaataattacggaTAAATCAAAAGATTCTGCTATGAACTCTGATCGTCCTGGTTATACAAAACAATACGATTATGAAGAAACAGAAACTTCATCTACGAGGAAACCGTTTACGCCTCATGGTTTCTCTTACGAAGACAGACCGGCATCTCCAGGTGTACGAGATCAACAATCTCCTACTGCAGCTAGTCGCAAAGCAACGGGTTTAGCATTTAATTATGCTCCaggtgaagagaaaaaagtagtaGAATCagtggagaaaagaaaaacgaaagacatAGATAAACTACAACAAGCTGGAATAAAAACTCCTGGGCTCAATTACGTCGAGTCGGCTGGTCTTAAAGAACAACAAAAAGCTACAACTTACAGGCTACCTAATCAAAAAGATTCTTCTCAG GGTGAAACTCCAAATGATGATAGATCCCCACATATGACAACAACGACCGTTACTACGCGAATTACAGCAATGCATGAAGGGCTTGAAAAAAATCCAAAAGCAAGTCAG GCAGAAGCATCAAACTATGGTAAAACTCCATATACTTCAGCATCTGTTATTGCACGTGCTGCAACGTTGCATGAAGATTTTGACAAAAGTTCCAATACAAGTCAG GCACAGGTACCAAATGACGGTAAAACCTCTTACACGTCAGCATATGTCACTGCACATACTGCAGCATTGCATGAAGATCGTGAAGAAAGTCCAAAAGCAAGTCAG GCAGAGGTACCAAAAGACGGTAAAACCCCTTATACATCAGCATCTAGTACTGCACGTACCGCAGCATTGCATGAAGATTTTGAGAAAAGTTTAAAACCAACTCAG GAAGAGGCATCAAGTGAAGGTAAAGTTCCATACATTCCAATAACAGCTGGTATTGTACGCACTGCAACAATGCATGAAGATCTTGAGAAAGGTCAAACAGAAAGTCAG ACAAAAATGCCAGATGATAGTAAAACTCCCTATGTGACAGCTGTTACTGCACGCACTGCAACAATATTTGAAGATTCTGAAAAAAGTCGTAAAACAAATCAG ACAGAAGTACCAGATGATAGTAAAATCCCATACATGACAGCAGTTACTGCACGTACTGTAACAATGCATGAAGATCATGACAAAAATCAAAAAGCAAGTCAG GCAGAAACACCAGATGATGGTAGAGCCCCATACATGACAGCAACAGCTGTTACTACACGAACTGCAACAATGCATGAAGATCttgaaaaaaatcagaaaacaAGTCAG GTAGAGGAAAAGACTGTAGCATACTCAACTGCGACCAGTACAACAAGACAAGAACAAAGAGTAGTAACACAAGAAGTTCGGACTACAAGTCATGTGCTTTCGGGTGAACag GGTGATCCTGCAAATATAGTAGTAACTGAAACACACGTATATACTGGAGAGCCTGATAGTAATGTAACAACTACAACGACAGTTCCATTAGTTGCAACTGAAACAAGGAAAGTTGCTTTAGAAAGCGAAGATGGGAATTACAGTGCAACAGGTGAAATTGTTAGTTCCCAAACGATATCGAGTAAAACTCGTACTGTcgaaacaataaca TACAAAACTGAACGGGATGGTGTAGTGGAAACACGCgtagaacaaaaaataacaatacaatcGGATGGTGATCCGATTGATCATGATAAAGCTTTACAGGAAGCTATTCAAGAGGCTGCTGCAACAAATCCTGATATGACAgttgaaaaaatagaaatccaACAGCAGATGGCACAGTAA
- the LOC124421558 gene encoding protein 4.1 homolog isoform X2 encodes MPEEQKSAAIPPEVTAENGTGTNSPTKSPVSKGKMALAKITLLDGTVKDFYIDRKAKGQDLLDMICQSMNLLEKDYFGLIYEDKDDSRNWLDLDKRIVKFVKNEPWKFSFEVKFYPPDPAQLQEDITRYQLCLQIRNDIIKERLPCSFVTHALLGSYLVQSEIGDYDPEEHGRTYLKDFKFAPNQTPELVEKVMDLHKTHKGQSPAEAELHYLENAKKLAMYGVDLHPAKDSEGVDIMLGVCSSGLLVYRDRLRINRFAWPKILKISYKRHNFFIKIRPGEFEQFESTIGFKLANHRAAKKLWKVCVEHHTFFRLMSPEPVKKVGLLPHLGSRFRYSGRTHYETKKTPIDRQPPQFERSLSGRRLTSRSMDALGGPKPVETYGSEPSKRHTMSYEPEMIPDMEHIDQRPSPIKKQKEKLTRKTSAGTTSASSTSSLEGEYDADRTKKKPVGGIAVLPPGGLSKKKKDKQNENEKENHNDLNNSNLINDNALLDNNDEKSPSKKDLKKKDKETPEKKDKEKKEKIKSPVGGFLFGKKEKEKDKEKEKDKEKDKEKEKDKEKKKEKEKDKEKEKKKEKEKEKEKEKQKQKEKEKEKQKEKEKEKQKEKEKQKEKEKEKEKSKQKKQKKKDLDDSIEKHDIESDVSTLGKETEEIREKIITDKSKDSAMNSDRPGYTKQYDYEETETSSTRKPFTPHGFSYEDRPASPGVRDQQSPTAASRKATGLAFNYAPGEEKKVVESVEKRKTKDIDKLQQAGIKTPGLNYVESAGLKEQQKATTYRLPNQKDSSQGETPNDDRSPHMTTTTVTTRITAMHEGLEKNPKASQAEASNYGKTPYTSASVIARAATLHEDFDKSSNTSQAQVPNDGKTSYTSAYVTAHTAALHEDREESPKASQAEVPKDGKTPYTSASSTARTAALHEDFEKSLKPTQEEASSEGKVPYIPITAGIVRTATMHEDLEKGQTESQTKMPDDSKTPYVTAVTARTATIFEDSEKSRKTNQTEVPDDSKIPYMTAVTARTVTMHEDHDKNQKASQAETPDDGRAPYMTATAVTTRTATMHEDLEKNQKTSQVEEKTVAYSTATSTTRQEQRVVTQEVRTTSHVLSGEQLFSRRLSTSSSSSGDSGTPIDLDDDQQAFYNQYYQGDPANIVVTETHVYTGEPDSNVTTTTTVPLVATETRKVALESEDGNYSATGEIVSSQTISSKTRTVETITYKTERDGVVETRVEQKITIQSDGDPIDHDKALQEAIQEAAATNPDMTVEKIEIQQQMAQ; translated from the exons ATGCCGGAAGAACAAAAATCTGCTGCAATACCGCCAGAAGTCACAGCGGAAAATGGCACCGGAACTAATTCGCCGACCAAAAGTCCAGTTAGCAAAGGAAAAATGGCTTTGGCGAAAATCACTTTACTAGATGGCACCgtgaaagatttttatatcgat AGAAAGGCGAAGGGACAGGATCTCCTCGATATGATATGTCAAAGTATGAATTTACTCGAGAAAGATTATTTTGGCCTTATCTACGAGGACAAGGATGATTCAAGGAACTGGTTAGACCTAGATAAAAGAATTGTCAAATTTGTCAAAA ACGAACCGTGGAAATTCAGTTTCGAAGTTAAGTTCTATCCTCCGGATCCAGCTCAGTTACAAGAAGATATTACGCGCTACCAATTATGCTTACAAAttagaaacgatattattaaagagCGTTTACCGTGCTCTTTCGTGACCCATGCTCTTCTTGGATCTTATCTAGTTCAATCAGAAATAGGAGATTATGACCCGGAAGAACATGGAAGAACGTATTTGAAGGACTTTAAATTTGCTCCCAATCAGACACCAGAATTAGTGGAGAAAGTTATGGATCTTCACAAAACACATAA AGGTCAGTCTCCAGCCGAAGCAGAACTGCATTATTTAGAGAATGCAAAGAAATTAGCGATGTATGGAGTTGATTTACATCCGGCGAAAGATTCAGAAGGCGTTGATATAATGTTAGGTGTCTGTTCATCTGGTCTTCTCGTTTATCGTGATCGCTTAAGGATAAACAGGTTTGCATGgccaaaaattttaaaaatttcttacaaAAGGCATAACTTCTTCATAAAAATACGGCCTGGTGAATTCGAACAATTTGAATCCACAATTGGTTTCAAACTTGCGAATCATAGAGCAGCTAAAAAGTTGTGGAAGGTTTGCGTAGAGCATCATACTTTCTTCAG gcTCATGAGTCCAGAGCCTGTAAAGAAAGTTGGATTATTACCACATTTAGGATCTCGTTTCCGATACTCTGGGAGAACGCATTATGAAACGAAAAAGACTCCTATAGATCGACAACCTCCTCAATTTGAGAGATCTCTAAGTGGTCGTCGTCTTACATCACGTAGCATGGATG CCTTAGGTGGTCCTAAACCAGTTGAAACTTACGGCTCAGAACCAAGTAAACGTCATACTATGAGTTACGAGCCTGAAATGATTCCTGATATGGAACACATTGATCAACGGCCTAGTCCTattaaaaagcaaaaggagaag CTCACACGAAAAACAAGTGCTGGAACAACCTCTGCCAGCAGTACCAGTAGCCTGGAAGGAGAGTATGATGCAGATCGTACCAAAAag AAACCGGTCGGAGGAATTGCAGTCCTACCGCCCGGTGGTCTttctaagaagaagaaggataaacaaaatgaaaacgagAAGGAAAACCATAATGATCTGAACAattctaatttaattaatgataatgctCTTCTTGATAACAATGATGAGAAATCGCCCAGTAAAAaagacttaaaaaaaaaggacaaggaAACTccagaaaaaaaggacaaagaaaagaaggaaaaaattaag AGTCCTGTTGGTGGTTTCCTCTtcggcaaaaaagaaaaagagaaggataaagaaaaggagaaagataaagaaaaggataaggaaaaagagaaagacaaagagaagaaaaaggaaaaggagaaggataaagaaaaagaaaagaaaaaagagaaggaaaaggaaaaggagaaagaaaaacagaaacagaaagaaaaggaaaaggaaaaacaaaaagaaaaagagaaggaaaagcagaaagaaaaagagaaacaaaaagaaaaggaaaaagaaaaagaaaaaagtaaacaaaaaaagcaaaaaaagaaagatttggaTGACTCGATAGAAAAACATGATATAGAATCAGATGTTTCAACGTTGGgaaaagaaacggaagaaatacgcgaaaaaataattacggaTAAATCAAAAGATTCTGCTATGAACTCTGATCGTCCTGGTTATACAAAACAATACGATTATGAAGAAACAGAAACTTCATCTACGAGGAAACCGTTTACGCCTCATGGTTTCTCTTACGAAGACAGACCGGCATCTCCAGGTGTACGAGATCAACAATCTCCTACTGCAGCTAGTCGCAAAGCAACGGGTTTAGCATTTAATTATGCTCCaggtgaagagaaaaaagtagtaGAATCagtggagaaaagaaaaacgaaagacatAGATAAACTACAACAAGCTGGAATAAAAACTCCTGGGCTCAATTACGTCGAGTCGGCTGGTCTTAAAGAACAACAAAAAGCTACAACTTACAGGCTACCTAATCAAAAAGATTCTTCTCAG GGTGAAACTCCAAATGATGATAGATCCCCACATATGACAACAACGACCGTTACTACGCGAATTACAGCAATGCATGAAGGGCTTGAAAAAAATCCAAAAGCAAGTCAG GCAGAAGCATCAAACTATGGTAAAACTCCATATACTTCAGCATCTGTTATTGCACGTGCTGCAACGTTGCATGAAGATTTTGACAAAAGTTCCAATACAAGTCAG GCACAGGTACCAAATGACGGTAAAACCTCTTACACGTCAGCATATGTCACTGCACATACTGCAGCATTGCATGAAGATCGTGAAGAAAGTCCAAAAGCAAGTCAG GCAGAGGTACCAAAAGACGGTAAAACCCCTTATACATCAGCATCTAGTACTGCACGTACCGCAGCATTGCATGAAGATTTTGAGAAAAGTTTAAAACCAACTCAG GAAGAGGCATCAAGTGAAGGTAAAGTTCCATACATTCCAATAACAGCTGGTATTGTACGCACTGCAACAATGCATGAAGATCTTGAGAAAGGTCAAACAGAAAGTCAG ACAAAAATGCCAGATGATAGTAAAACTCCCTATGTGACAGCTGTTACTGCACGCACTGCAACAATATTTGAAGATTCTGAAAAAAGTCGTAAAACAAATCAG ACAGAAGTACCAGATGATAGTAAAATCCCATACATGACAGCAGTTACTGCACGTACTGTAACAATGCATGAAGATCATGACAAAAATCAAAAAGCAAGTCAG GCAGAAACACCAGATGATGGTAGAGCCCCATACATGACAGCAACAGCTGTTACTACACGAACTGCAACAATGCATGAAGATCttgaaaaaaatcagaaaacaAGTCAG GTAGAGGAAAAGACTGTAGCATACTCAACTGCGACCAGTACAACAAGACAAGAACAAAGAGTAGTAACACAAGAAGTTCGGACTACAAGTCATGTGCTTTCGGGTGAACag CTGTTTTCACGAAGGCTCAGTACATCTAGTTCAAGCAGCGGAGATTCAGGTACACCAATTGATCTTGATGATGACCAACAAGCTTTCTACAATCAATATTATCAG GGTGATCCTGCAAATATAGTAGTAACTGAAACACACGTATATACTGGAGAGCCTGATAGTAATGTAACAACTACAACGACAGTTCCATTAGTTGCAACTGAAACAAGGAAAGTTGCTTTAGAAAGCGAAGATGGGAATTACAGTGCAACAGGTGAAATTGTTAGTTCCCAAACGATATCGAGTAAAACTCGTACTGTcgaaacaataaca TACAAAACTGAACGGGATGGTGTAGTGGAAACACGCgtagaacaaaaaataacaatacaatcGGATGGTGATCCGATTGATCATGATAAAGCTTTACAGGAAGCTATTCAAGAGGCTGCTGCAACAAATCCTGATATGACAgttgaaaaaatagaaatccaACAGCAGATGGCACAGTAA
- the LOC124421558 gene encoding protein 4.1 homolog isoform X8, with amino-acid sequence MTTFRNSLSVLSTSRNMPEEQKSAAIPPEVTAENGTGTNSPTKSPVSKGKMALAKITLLDGTVKDFYIDRKAKGQDLLDMICQSMNLLEKDYFGLIYEDKDDSRNWLDLDKRIVKFVKNEPWKFSFEVKFYPPDPAQLQEDITRYQLCLQIRNDIIKERLPCSFVTHALLGSYLVQSEIGDYDPEEHGRTYLKDFKFAPNQTPELVEKVMDLHKTHKGQSPAEAELHYLENAKKLAMYGVDLHPAKDSEGVDIMLGVCSSGLLVYRDRLRINRFAWPKILKISYKRHNFFIKIRPGEFEQFESTIGFKLANHRAAKKLWKVCVEHHTFFRLMSPEPVKKVGLLPHLGSRFRYSGRTHYETKKTPIDRQPPQFERSLSGRRLTSRSMDALGGPKPVETYGSEPSKRHTMSYEPEMIPDMEHIDQRPSPIKKQKEKLTRKTSAGTTSASSTSSLEGEYDADRTKKKPVGGIAVLPPGGLSKKKKDKQNENEKENHNDLNNSNLINDNALLDNNDEKSPSKKDLKKKDKETPEKKDKEKKEKIKSPVGGFLFGKKEKEKDKEKEKDKEKDKEKEKDKEKKKEKEKDKEKEKKKEKEKEKEKEKQKQKEKEKEKQKEKEKEKQKEKEKQKEKEKEKEKSKQKKQKKKDLDDSIEKHDIESDVSTLGKETEEIREKIITDKSKDSAMNSDRPGYTKQYDYEETETSSTRKPFTPHGFSYEDRPASPGVRDQQSPTAASRKATGLAFNYAPGEEKKVVESVEKRKTKDIDKLQQAGIKTPGLNYVESAGLKEQQKATTYRLPNQKDSSQAQVPNDGKTSYTSAYVTAHTAALHEDREESPKASQAEVPKDGKTPYTSASSTARTAALHEDFEKSLKPTQEEASSEGKVPYIPITAGIVRTATMHEDLEKGQTESQTKMPDDSKTPYVTAVTARTATIFEDSEKSRKTNQTEVPDDSKIPYMTAVTARTVTMHEDHDKNQKASQAETPDDGRAPYMTATAVTTRTATMHEDLEKNQKTSQVEEKTVAYSTATSTTRQEQRVVTQEVRTTSHVLSGEQLFSRRLSTSSSSSGDSGTPIDLDDDQQAFYNQYYQGDPANIVVTETHVYTGEPDSNVTTTTTVPLVATETRKVALESEDGNYSATGEIVSSQTISSKTRTVETITYKTERDGVVETRVEQKITIQSDGDPIDHDKALQEAIQEAAATNPDMTVEKIEIQQQMAQ; translated from the exons AGCCGAAACATGCCGGAAGAACAAAAATCTGCTGCAATACCGCCAGAAGTCACAGCGGAAAATGGCACCGGAACTAATTCGCCGACCAAAAGTCCAGTTAGCAAAGGAAAAATGGCTTTGGCGAAAATCACTTTACTAGATGGCACCgtgaaagatttttatatcgat AGAAAGGCGAAGGGACAGGATCTCCTCGATATGATATGTCAAAGTATGAATTTACTCGAGAAAGATTATTTTGGCCTTATCTACGAGGACAAGGATGATTCAAGGAACTGGTTAGACCTAGATAAAAGAATTGTCAAATTTGTCAAAA ACGAACCGTGGAAATTCAGTTTCGAAGTTAAGTTCTATCCTCCGGATCCAGCTCAGTTACAAGAAGATATTACGCGCTACCAATTATGCTTACAAAttagaaacgatattattaaagagCGTTTACCGTGCTCTTTCGTGACCCATGCTCTTCTTGGATCTTATCTAGTTCAATCAGAAATAGGAGATTATGACCCGGAAGAACATGGAAGAACGTATTTGAAGGACTTTAAATTTGCTCCCAATCAGACACCAGAATTAGTGGAGAAAGTTATGGATCTTCACAAAACACATAA AGGTCAGTCTCCAGCCGAAGCAGAACTGCATTATTTAGAGAATGCAAAGAAATTAGCGATGTATGGAGTTGATTTACATCCGGCGAAAGATTCAGAAGGCGTTGATATAATGTTAGGTGTCTGTTCATCTGGTCTTCTCGTTTATCGTGATCGCTTAAGGATAAACAGGTTTGCATGgccaaaaattttaaaaatttcttacaaAAGGCATAACTTCTTCATAAAAATACGGCCTGGTGAATTCGAACAATTTGAATCCACAATTGGTTTCAAACTTGCGAATCATAGAGCAGCTAAAAAGTTGTGGAAGGTTTGCGTAGAGCATCATACTTTCTTCAG gcTCATGAGTCCAGAGCCTGTAAAGAAAGTTGGATTATTACCACATTTAGGATCTCGTTTCCGATACTCTGGGAGAACGCATTATGAAACGAAAAAGACTCCTATAGATCGACAACCTCCTCAATTTGAGAGATCTCTAAGTGGTCGTCGTCTTACATCACGTAGCATGGATG CCTTAGGTGGTCCTAAACCAGTTGAAACTTACGGCTCAGAACCAAGTAAACGTCATACTATGAGTTACGAGCCTGAAATGATTCCTGATATGGAACACATTGATCAACGGCCTAGTCCTattaaaaagcaaaaggagaag CTCACACGAAAAACAAGTGCTGGAACAACCTCTGCCAGCAGTACCAGTAGCCTGGAAGGAGAGTATGATGCAGATCGTACCAAAAag AAACCGGTCGGAGGAATTGCAGTCCTACCGCCCGGTGGTCTttctaagaagaagaaggataaacaaaatgaaaacgagAAGGAAAACCATAATGATCTGAACAattctaatttaattaatgataatgctCTTCTTGATAACAATGATGAGAAATCGCCCAGTAAAAaagacttaaaaaaaaaggacaaggaAACTccagaaaaaaaggacaaagaaaagaaggaaaaaattaag AGTCCTGTTGGTGGTTTCCTCTtcggcaaaaaagaaaaagagaaggataaagaaaaggagaaagataaagaaaaggataaggaaaaagagaaagacaaagagaagaaaaaggaaaaggagaaggataaagaaaaagaaaagaaaaaagagaaggaaaaggaaaaggagaaagaaaaacagaaacagaaagaaaaggaaaaggaaaaacaaaaagaaaaagagaaggaaaagcagaaagaaaaagagaaacaaaaagaaaaggaaaaagaaaaagaaaaaagtaaacaaaaaaagcaaaaaaagaaagatttggaTGACTCGATAGAAAAACATGATATAGAATCAGATGTTTCAACGTTGGgaaaagaaacggaagaaatacgcgaaaaaataattacggaTAAATCAAAAGATTCTGCTATGAACTCTGATCGTCCTGGTTATACAAAACAATACGATTATGAAGAAACAGAAACTTCATCTACGAGGAAACCGTTTACGCCTCATGGTTTCTCTTACGAAGACAGACCGGCATCTCCAGGTGTACGAGATCAACAATCTCCTACTGCAGCTAGTCGCAAAGCAACGGGTTTAGCATTTAATTATGCTCCaggtgaagagaaaaaagtagtaGAATCagtggagaaaagaaaaacgaaagacatAGATAAACTACAACAAGCTGGAATAAAAACTCCTGGGCTCAATTACGTCGAGTCGGCTGGTCTTAAAGAACAACAAAAAGCTACAACTTACAGGCTACCTAATCAAAAAGATTCTTCTCAG GCACAGGTACCAAATGACGGTAAAACCTCTTACACGTCAGCATATGTCACTGCACATACTGCAGCATTGCATGAAGATCGTGAAGAAAGTCCAAAAGCAAGTCAG GCAGAGGTACCAAAAGACGGTAAAACCCCTTATACATCAGCATCTAGTACTGCACGTACCGCAGCATTGCATGAAGATTTTGAGAAAAGTTTAAAACCAACTCAG GAAGAGGCATCAAGTGAAGGTAAAGTTCCATACATTCCAATAACAGCTGGTATTGTACGCACTGCAACAATGCATGAAGATCTTGAGAAAGGTCAAACAGAAAGTCAG ACAAAAATGCCAGATGATAGTAAAACTCCCTATGTGACAGCTGTTACTGCACGCACTGCAACAATATTTGAAGATTCTGAAAAAAGTCGTAAAACAAATCAG ACAGAAGTACCAGATGATAGTAAAATCCCATACATGACAGCAGTTACTGCACGTACTGTAACAATGCATGAAGATCATGACAAAAATCAAAAAGCAAGTCAG GCAGAAACACCAGATGATGGTAGAGCCCCATACATGACAGCAACAGCTGTTACTACACGAACTGCAACAATGCATGAAGATCttgaaaaaaatcagaaaacaAGTCAG GTAGAGGAAAAGACTGTAGCATACTCAACTGCGACCAGTACAACAAGACAAGAACAAAGAGTAGTAACACAAGAAGTTCGGACTACAAGTCATGTGCTTTCGGGTGAACag CTGTTTTCACGAAGGCTCAGTACATCTAGTTCAAGCAGCGGAGATTCAGGTACACCAATTGATCTTGATGATGACCAACAAGCTTTCTACAATCAATATTATCAG GGTGATCCTGCAAATATAGTAGTAACTGAAACACACGTATATACTGGAGAGCCTGATAGTAATGTAACAACTACAACGACAGTTCCATTAGTTGCAACTGAAACAAGGAAAGTTGCTTTAGAAAGCGAAGATGGGAATTACAGTGCAACAGGTGAAATTGTTAGTTCCCAAACGATATCGAGTAAAACTCGTACTGTcgaaacaataaca TACAAAACTGAACGGGATGGTGTAGTGGAAACACGCgtagaacaaaaaataacaatacaatcGGATGGTGATCCGATTGATCATGATAAAGCTTTACAGGAAGCTATTCAAGAGGCTGCTGCAACAAATCCTGATATGACAgttgaaaaaatagaaatccaACAGCAGATGGCACAGTAA